The following are from one region of the Endozoicomonas sp. 4G genome:
- the ppnN gene encoding nucleotide 5'-monophosphate nucleosidase PpnN, with translation MTARNTVSTIVNPVGSMRVLSNREVSSLQDTSQKGLHRLFRQCALAILNCEQEGDDAEEIMEQFQDFDIRIVQEHRGLKLELINAPADAFVSGKLIRGVRENLFSVLRDILYVSSHITEDPRFTLESSTDITHLVFQILRHADAFITQQVPSIVVCWGGHSIARHEYEYTKKVGYQLGLRGMNICTGCGPGAMKGPMKGAYIGHAKQRTSRGRFIGLTEPGIIAAESPNPIVNELIILPDIEKRLEAFVRLGHGITVFPGGPGTCEEILYILGILLNPANRDVPFPLVFTGPEAARDYFEKIDAFIGNTLGEEAQSRYRIIIDDPLEVSRVMKSGLEQVTRYRRKHGDAYYFNWLLQIDEDFQTPFDPTHENMANLELNTQLPPHVLAANLRRAMSGIVAGNIKEEGVCQIRAKGPYQLKGEPELMKQVDSLLQSFVEQFRMKLPGSRYVPCYEIES, from the coding sequence GGTCAGCAGTCTCCAGGACACCAGCCAGAAAGGCCTGCATCGTTTGTTCCGACAGTGCGCCCTGGCCATACTCAACTGTGAACAGGAAGGTGATGACGCCGAAGAAATCATGGAGCAATTCCAGGATTTTGACATCCGCATAGTCCAGGAACACCGTGGGCTGAAACTGGAGTTAATTAACGCGCCCGCCGATGCCTTTGTGAGCGGAAAACTGATTCGCGGTGTCCGGGAAAACCTGTTTTCCGTTCTCCGAGATATACTTTATGTGTCGTCTCACATCACAGAAGACCCACGCTTTACCCTAGAAAGCTCCACTGACATCACCCATCTGGTTTTCCAGATTCTCAGACACGCAGATGCTTTTATTACCCAACAGGTGCCCAGTATTGTGGTGTGCTGGGGTGGACACTCTATCGCCCGACATGAGTATGAATATACCAAGAAAGTAGGTTATCAGCTGGGTCTGCGGGGTATGAATATCTGTACAGGTTGTGGCCCTGGTGCCATGAAAGGCCCGATGAAAGGCGCCTATATCGGCCATGCCAAGCAGCGCACCTCCCGTGGTCGATTTATTGGTTTAACCGAGCCGGGCATTATTGCGGCGGAATCACCCAACCCTATTGTTAACGAATTGATTATCCTGCCGGATATTGAAAAACGTCTGGAGGCGTTCGTTCGTCTGGGTCATGGCATCACCGTTTTTCCGGGTGGGCCGGGCACCTGTGAGGAAATTCTCTATATTCTTGGCATTCTGCTCAACCCTGCCAACAGGGACGTTCCTTTCCCACTGGTGTTCACAGGGCCGGAAGCGGCCAGAGACTATTTTGAAAAAATTGATGCCTTTATTGGCAATACTCTGGGGGAAGAAGCCCAGTCACGCTATCGGATCATTATTGATGATCCGCTGGAGGTCAGCCGGGTAATGAAAAGCGGACTGGAGCAAGTTACCCGCTATCGCAGAAAGCATGGTGATGCGTACTACTTCAATTGGTTACTTCAGATTGATGAGGATTTTCAAACCCCCTTTGACCCAACCCATGAAAACATGGCGAATCTTGAGCTAAATACCCAGCTGCCTCCCCACGTCCTGGCAGCAAACCTTCGACGGGCCATGTCAGGTATTGTGGCGGGTAATATCAAAGAAGAAGGCGTTTGCCAGATCAGGGCAAAAGGCCCGTATCAGTTAAAGGGAGAGCCGGAGCTTATGAAACAGGTAGACAGTCTGCTTCAGTCTTTTGTCGAGCAATTCAGAATGAAGTTGCCAGGCAGTCGTTATGTTCCCTGTTACGAGATTGAAAGCTAG
- a CDS encoding Fic family protein — MTTAKDTVWGMTPHRGMARQLAIRDIPSLVYDAVNLEGVAMTFSEIQTLLDGITVGGHKISDQNMALHQAEAWKYLFALVSEGKFSFSKDVALAIHGIAGKEEALAWGVFRTGPVTISGSKYEPPSSEELDTVWAEIESEIIGYNDVYDRAITAFLRMARAQFFWDVNKRMGRFMMNGILLSHGFPIINVPAKRQIEFNQLMLDFYATADMSGMNTFLRSCLNKKILGNFKPAPLGG; from the coding sequence ATGACAACGGCAAAAGATACTGTTTGGGGAATGACTCCTCATCGCGGGATGGCCAGGCAGCTTGCCATCCGTGATATTCCTTCTTTGGTTTACGACGCTGTAAACCTTGAAGGCGTTGCGATGACTTTTTCAGAAATCCAAACCCTGTTAGATGGAATTACGGTTGGCGGTCATAAAATAAGCGACCAGAATATGGCTCTGCATCAGGCAGAGGCTTGGAAATATCTGTTTGCCCTGGTTTCTGAAGGTAAGTTCTCTTTTTCCAAAGACGTTGCTTTGGCCATTCACGGCATTGCCGGTAAAGAAGAAGCTCTGGCGTGGGGAGTTTTTCGGACGGGTCCCGTAACGATCAGTGGCTCAAAATACGAGCCTCCTTCATCTGAAGAACTTGATACTGTCTGGGCTGAGATTGAGTCAGAAATAATCGGTTATAACGATGTCTATGACAGGGCAATCACTGCCTTTCTGAGAATGGCAAGGGCACAATTCTTTTGGGATGTGAATAAGCGTATGGGACGGTTTATGATGAATGGTATTCTGCTTTCACATGGGTTTCCAATTATCAATGTTCCAGCCAAACGACAGATAGAGTTTAACCAGTTGATGCTTGACTTCTATGCAACAGCAGATATGAGCGGGATGAATACCTTTCTGAGATCATGCCTCAATAAGAAAATCTTAGGTAATTTCAAACCTGCCCCATTGGGTGGCTAA
- the acnB gene encoding bifunctional aconitate hydratase 2/2-methylisocitrate dehydratase, with product MLEAYRKHVEERAAEGVPPKPLSAEQVTGLVALLKNPPASEEEYLLELLENRIPPGVDEAAYVKAGFLSAIAKGEAESPLLDKKKAVELLGLMHGGYNIETLVELLDSTELAELAAEQLKGTLLVFDAFHDIEEKSKAGNAHAKAVLQSWADAEWFTQRQAVQESIKVAVFKVSGETNTDDLSPAPDAWSRPDIPVHARAMYKMTRDGLEPEEHGVTGPLKQIDDIKAKGLPVAFVGDVVGTGSSRKSATNSVLWFFGDDIPGVPNKRAGGICIGGKVAPIFFNTMEDAGALVFEAPVDKLNMGDVIEIRPYDGKILSESGEVLSEFGFKSDVILDEVQAGGRINLIIGRGLTDRAREALGLGHSDSFRRPVAPKASNKGFTLAQKMVGKACGVEGVRPGTYCEPRMTTVGSQDTTGPMTRDELKDLACLGFSSDLVMQSFCHTAAYPKPVDVETHHTLPDFIMNRGGVSLRPGDGIIHSWLNRMLLPDTVGTGGDSHTRFPLGISFPAGSGLVAFAAATGVMPLDMPESILVRFKGEMQPGITLRDLVHAIPLYGIKQGLLTVEKKGKKNAFSGRILEIEGLESLTAEQAFELSDASAERSAAGCTITLSEASISEYLKSNVTMLRWMISEGYGDPRTLERRARKMEEWLANPVMMRADADAEYAEVIEIDLSEIKEPILCAPNDPDDARTLSDVAGDKIDEVFLGSCMTNIGHFRAAGKLLEQNQNPLQTRFWMSPPTKMDKAQLEEEGYYHIYQDSGVRTEIPGCSLCMGNQARVEPGATVLSTSTRNFPNRLGDGANVYLCSAELAAVGAIMGKIPTADEYMAYAQNLDSMSGEVYRYLNFDQVESYQKAADDVIAKAS from the coding sequence GTGCTAGAAGCCTATAGAAAACATGTCGAAGAGCGTGCAGCAGAAGGTGTCCCGCCAAAACCATTAAGCGCCGAACAAGTCACCGGGCTGGTAGCCCTGCTGAAAAACCCACCAGCCAGTGAAGAAGAATACCTGCTGGAGCTGCTGGAAAACCGAATTCCGCCAGGCGTCGACGAAGCCGCTTACGTTAAAGCCGGTTTCCTGTCCGCCATTGCCAAAGGCGAAGCAGAGTCCCCATTGCTGGATAAGAAAAAAGCGGTTGAACTGTTGGGCCTGATGCACGGTGGCTACAACATTGAAACACTGGTTGAGCTGCTGGACAGCACCGAACTGGCGGAGCTGGCTGCAGAACAGCTGAAAGGCACCCTGCTGGTGTTTGATGCCTTCCACGACATTGAAGAAAAAAGCAAGGCCGGAAATGCCCACGCTAAAGCGGTACTTCAGTCCTGGGCGGATGCCGAGTGGTTCACCCAGCGTCAGGCCGTTCAGGAAAGCATCAAAGTGGCTGTCTTCAAAGTGTCTGGCGAAACCAACACCGATGACCTCTCTCCGGCTCCTGATGCCTGGTCCCGTCCTGACATTCCGGTTCATGCCCGTGCCATGTACAAAATGACCCGCGATGGTCTGGAACCTGAAGAACACGGTGTGACCGGCCCGTTGAAACAGATCGACGATATTAAGGCCAAGGGCCTGCCTGTTGCCTTCGTAGGCGACGTCGTGGGCACCGGCTCTTCCCGTAAGTCTGCTACTAACTCGGTACTCTGGTTCTTCGGTGACGATATTCCCGGCGTACCTAACAAACGTGCTGGCGGTATCTGTATTGGTGGCAAAGTCGCTCCTATCTTCTTCAACACTATGGAAGATGCGGGTGCCCTGGTTTTTGAAGCCCCCGTTGATAAGCTGAACATGGGGGATGTGATTGAGATCCGTCCCTACGACGGCAAAATCCTGTCCGAGTCCGGTGAAGTGCTGTCTGAATTCGGCTTCAAGTCCGATGTTATCCTGGACGAAGTTCAAGCTGGCGGTCGTATTAACCTGATCATTGGCCGTGGCCTGACTGACCGTGCCCGTGAAGCCCTGGGGCTGGGGCATTCTGATAGTTTCCGTCGTCCTGTTGCTCCCAAAGCCTCCAACAAAGGTTTTACCCTCGCCCAAAAAATGGTCGGCAAAGCCTGTGGGGTAGAAGGCGTCCGTCCCGGCACTTACTGTGAACCCAGAATGACCACCGTCGGTTCTCAGGACACCACCGGCCCAATGACCCGTGACGAGCTGAAAGACCTGGCTTGCCTTGGCTTCTCTTCTGACCTGGTGATGCAGTCGTTCTGTCATACAGCGGCTTATCCCAAACCTGTTGATGTTGAAACGCATCACACGCTGCCTGACTTTATCATGAACCGTGGTGGCGTCTCCCTGCGTCCCGGTGACGGTATCATCCACAGCTGGCTGAACCGGATGCTGCTTCCAGACACGGTGGGTACGGGGGGCGACTCTCACACTCGTTTCCCACTGGGTATTTCCTTCCCTGCCGGTTCCGGTCTGGTGGCCTTTGCTGCGGCTACCGGAGTAATGCCTCTGGATATGCCAGAATCCATTCTGGTTCGCTTTAAAGGTGAAATGCAGCCGGGTATCACACTGCGTGATTTGGTACACGCTATTCCTCTGTACGGTATCAAGCAAGGTCTGCTGACGGTTGAGAAGAAAGGCAAGAAAAACGCCTTTTCTGGCCGCATTCTGGAAATCGAAGGTCTGGAAAGCCTGACTGCCGAGCAAGCCTTTGAACTGTCGGACGCTTCTGCGGAACGTTCCGCTGCCGGGTGTACCATCACGCTGTCTGAAGCGTCCATTAGCGAATACCTGAAGTCCAACGTGACCATGCTGCGCTGGATGATCAGCGAAGGTTACGGTGACCCCCGTACTCTGGAGCGCCGTGCCCGCAAGATGGAAGAGTGGCTGGCTAACCCTGTTATGATGCGCGCTGATGCTGACGCAGAGTACGCTGAAGTGATTGAAATAGACCTGTCTGAAATCAAAGAGCCGATTCTCTGTGCGCCTAACGATCCAGACGACGCCCGCACACTGTCTGACGTAGCGGGCGACAAGATTGACGAAGTCTTCCTGGGTTCCTGCATGACCAACATCGGTCACTTCCGTGCAGCAGGTAAACTGCTGGAGCAGAACCAGAACCCTCTGCAAACCCGCTTCTGGATGTCTCCTCCCACCAAGATGGACAAAGCCCAGCTGGAAGAAGAAGGCTACTACCACATCTATCAGGACAGCGGTGTTCGTACCGAAATTCCGGGCTGCTCACTGTGCATGGGTAATCAGGCTCGTGTCGAACCGGGCGCCACGGTACTGTCAACCTCTACCCGTAACTTCCCGAACCGTCTCGGTGACGGCGCGAACGTCTACCTGTGTTCCGCTGAGCTGGCTGCTGTTGGTGCAATTATGGGTAAGATTCCTACGGCGGATGAATACATGGCCTACGCTCAAAACCTGGACTCCATGTCCGGCGAAGTCTACCGTTACCTGAACTTTGATCAGGTTGAGTCTTATCAGAAGGCAGCCGATGACGTTATCGCTAAAGCAAGCTGA